A genomic segment from Sulfuritalea hydrogenivorans sk43H encodes:
- a CDS encoding type II secretion system F family protein, which translates to MALYAYKAMNSSGRTVTGRLEAINPIDLEMRLKRMELDFITGDTIKQGGLMNRATITRQELINFCFHLEQLARAGVSLIESLTDLRDSLENPRFREVIASMVESIEGGKTLSQALAEHPHTFDEVMVSLIRAGEDTGALPQVLNNLLESLKWQDELAAHTKKLIMYPAFLGTVVVAITLFMMIYLVPKMAGFIRNMGQELPTQTKILIATSEFFVGYWYVVLGLPVILAAIVAFLVSTSKAARYRFDDAKLRLPYIGDILRKIILSRFASVFAMMYSSGITILDSIKATEDVVGNLVIKEGLEKVGSLIAEGQNVTAAFQTAGMFPPLVLRMLRVGESTGALDAALANVSYFYNRDVRESIEKVQAMIEPVMTVTIGLLLGWIMMAVLGPIYDIITKMKT; encoded by the coding sequence ATGGCCCTCTATGCCTACAAGGCGATGAACAGCAGCGGCAGGACCGTGACAGGCCGACTGGAAGCCATCAATCCGATCGACCTCGAAATGCGCCTGAAGCGCATGGAGCTCGACTTCATCACCGGCGACACCATCAAGCAGGGCGGCCTGATGAACCGCGCCACGATCACCCGCCAGGAACTGATCAACTTCTGCTTTCACCTGGAGCAACTCGCGCGCGCGGGCGTGTCGCTGATCGAAAGCCTCACCGACTTGCGCGACAGCCTCGAAAATCCGCGCTTTCGCGAAGTCATCGCCAGCATGGTGGAAAGCATCGAGGGCGGCAAGACGCTCTCGCAGGCGCTGGCCGAGCACCCGCACACTTTCGACGAAGTGATGGTCAGCCTGATCCGTGCCGGCGAAGACACCGGAGCCCTGCCGCAAGTACTCAACAACCTGCTTGAATCGCTCAAGTGGCAGGACGAACTCGCCGCCCACACCAAAAAGCTGATCATGTATCCGGCCTTTCTCGGCACGGTGGTGGTTGCCATCACCTTGTTCATGATGATCTACCTGGTGCCGAAGATGGCCGGCTTCATTCGCAACATGGGACAGGAACTGCCGACACAGACCAAGATCCTGATCGCCACGTCGGAGTTCTTCGTCGGCTACTGGTATGTCGTGCTTGGCCTGCCGGTCATCCTGGCCGCCATCGTCGCCTTTCTGGTCAGCACCAGCAAGGCGGCGCGTTATCGCTTTGACGACGCCAAGCTGCGCCTGCCCTATATCGGCGATATCCTGCGCAAGATCATCCTGTCCCGTTTCGCGTCGGTATTTGCCATGATGTACAGTTCCGGCATCACCATTCTCGACTCGATCAAGGCCACCGAGGACGTGGTCGGCAACCTCGTCATCAAGGAAGGCCTGGAAAAGGTCGGGAGCCTGATCGCCGAAGGCCAGAACGTTACCGCCGCCTTCCAGACCGCCGGAATGTTTCCGCCCCTGGTACTGCGCATGTTGCGCGTGGGCGAAAGTACCGGCGCACTGGATGCCGCACTGGCCAATGTCAGCTACTTCTATAATCGCGACGTGCGCGAATCCATCGAAAAAGTCCAGGCCATGATCGAACCGGTAATGACCGTGACCATCGGCCTGTTGCTGGGCTGGATCATGATGGCCGTGCTCGGTCCGATCTACGACATCATCACCAAGATGAAAACCTGA
- a CDS encoding type II secretion system protein: protein MKLIHSQRAGSLHRGVVRPKPVSSQRGFTLIELAVVMFIVTLLLGGMLLPLSGQQDIRNHGDTQKTLAEARDALLGFAMANDRLPCPATAASNGVESPVGGGVCTNPYDGFFPAATVGLSPVDAQGYLLDGWGGETIRRVRYAISTANTSAFTTQNGMKTTGITVLAPDLKVCSTGVGMATPGTATAACAANTALSTDAVAVIYSIGKNAGTGGAGTEENHNPNPQSTLAADPAFVNAPQGTAFDDQMLWLSKSTLFNRMVAAGKLP, encoded by the coding sequence TTGAAGCTGATCCATTCCCAACGTGCAGGCTCTCTACACAGAGGGGTCGTCCGACCGAAGCCGGTCTCCTCCCAGCGCGGCTTCACGCTGATCGAGCTCGCCGTCGTGATGTTCATCGTCACGCTTCTGTTGGGCGGCATGTTGCTGCCGTTGTCCGGACAGCAAGATATCCGCAACCATGGCGATACGCAGAAGACCCTCGCGGAAGCACGTGACGCCCTTCTCGGATTTGCCATGGCCAATGATCGCCTGCCCTGTCCGGCCACCGCGGCCAGCAACGGAGTGGAAAGCCCCGTCGGCGGCGGTGTATGCACCAATCCCTACGACGGCTTCTTTCCCGCGGCCACGGTGGGACTGTCACCGGTCGACGCGCAAGGCTATCTTCTCGATGGCTGGGGCGGCGAAACCATTCGACGCGTACGCTATGCGATCAGTACGGCAAACACCAGCGCTTTCACCACCCAGAACGGGATGAAAACCACCGGAATCACGGTATTGGCGCCAGACCTGAAGGTCTGCAGTACGGGCGTCGGCATGGCCACTCCGGGAACCGCGACAGCGGCCTGTGCGGCAAATACCGCGCTTTCCACCGACGCCGTTGCCGTCATCTATTCGATCGGCAAGAACGCAGGCACGGGCGGCGCCGGCACCGAGGAAAACCACAACCCCAATCCACAATCGACCCTCGCCGCCGACCCTGCCTTTGTCAACGCACCGCAAGGCACCGCGTTCGACGACCAGATGCTGTGGCTGTCCAAGAGCACGCTGTTCAACCGCATGGTCGCTGCCGGAAAATTGCCCTGA
- the rpe gene encoding ribulose-phosphate 3-epimerase: MSKTFRIAPSILSANFARLGEEVDNVLAAGADIVHFDVMDNHYVPNLTIGPLVCEALKKHGVTAPIDVHLMVKPVDRIIPDFAKAGATYITFHPEASEHVDRTIALIRECGCKPGLVFNPATPLDVLEYTLDKLDMVLLMSVNPGFGGQKFIPYVLDKARKVRQMIDARGLNVSLEIDGGVGPANILEVAQAGVDTFVAGSAVFGAAKDSDPHRYDTVIGALRAELAKA; the protein is encoded by the coding sequence GTGTCCAAGACCTTCAGGATCGCCCCCAGCATTCTTTCCGCCAACTTCGCCCGGCTCGGCGAGGAAGTCGACAACGTACTCGCCGCCGGCGCCGACATCGTGCACTTCGATGTCATGGACAACCACTACGTGCCCAACCTGACCATCGGCCCGCTGGTCTGCGAGGCGCTGAAGAAGCACGGCGTCACGGCGCCGATCGACGTGCACCTGATGGTCAAGCCGGTCGACCGTATCATCCCCGACTTCGCCAAGGCCGGCGCCACCTACATCACCTTCCATCCGGAAGCCTCGGAACACGTCGACCGCACCATCGCCCTGATCCGCGAATGCGGCTGCAAGCCGGGCCTGGTGTTCAACCCGGCCACCCCGCTCGACGTGCTGGAATACACGCTGGACAAGCTCGACATGGTGCTGCTGATGTCGGTCAACCCCGGCTTCGGCGGGCAGAAGTTCATCCCCTACGTGCTCGACAAGGCACGCAAGGTGCGCCAGATGATCGATGCACGCGGCCTGAACGTCAGCCTCGAAATCGACGGTGGCGTCGGCCCGGCGAACATCCTGGAAGTGGCGCAGGCCGGGGTCGATACCTTCGTCGCCGGCTCGGCCGTATTCGGCGCCGCGAAGGACAGCGACCCGCACCGCTACGACACGGTGATCGGCGCGCTGCGCGCCGAACTCGCAAAAGCCTGA
- a CDS encoding MerR family transcriptional regulator, which yields MKAKTQRAAVARPRSGIPGTQSEPAPTDSELHGITELAREFGISLRAIRFYEDKGLLAPCRINGGRAYTRRDRVRLGLILRGKAVGMSLAEIEHILSLYGDHGEGHAKQLEYLVGRIDTTMTELETRLGNIAAMLAELGEVRTQLKKSLAAKRRARKA from the coding sequence ATGAAAGCGAAGACACAACGCGCCGCCGTTGCCCGCCCGCGAAGCGGAATCCCGGGCACGCAAAGCGAGCCAGCGCCGACTGACAGCGAACTCCATGGCATCACCGAACTGGCGCGGGAATTCGGCATCTCGCTGCGCGCGATCCGTTTCTACGAGGACAAGGGGCTGCTGGCGCCGTGCCGCATCAACGGCGGCCGGGCCTATACGCGGCGCGACCGGGTGCGGCTGGGCCTGATCCTGCGCGGCAAGGCGGTGGGCATGTCACTGGCCGAGATCGAGCACATCCTGTCGCTGTATGGCGACCATGGCGAGGGGCACGCAAAGCAGCTCGAGTACCTGGTCGGCCGCATTGATACGACGATGACAGAGCTCGAGACGCGGCTCGGCAACATCGCGGCCATGCTCGCTGAACTGGGTGAGGTTCGCACCCAGCTCAAGAAGTCCCTGGCGGCGAAACGCCGCGCGCGCAAGGCCTGA
- a CDS encoding SDR family oxidoreductase yields the protein MSSAETKDGEPFSRYASVLRPRLFAGEVHWVTGGGSGIGRCVAHELAALGATVILTGRSADKLQQVAAEITEDGGRAEFAAFDIRDEDAVRASVQEAVGRHGRIHGLVNNAGGQFPSPLMAIGKKGFETVLANNLTGGFLMMRELYLQSMQTHGGAIVNMTADMWNGMPGMGHSGAARAGMANLTKTAAVEWAASGVRVNAVAPGWIASAGLDTYKGPVREMIPKLKKHVPLRRLGTESEVSATICFLLSPGAAFITGVTLAIDGGAPLDTPLFPIPDHKRSVPFDGFHRAVMPDVLKEP from the coding sequence ATGAGCAGCGCCGAAACCAAGGACGGAGAACCCTTTTCCCGCTACGCCAGCGTGCTGCGCCCCCGCCTCTTCGCCGGCGAAGTGCATTGGGTCACCGGCGGCGGCAGCGGCATCGGCCGCTGCGTCGCGCATGAGCTCGCCGCGCTCGGCGCCACGGTGATCCTCACCGGGCGCAGCGCCGACAAGCTGCAACAGGTGGCCGCGGAAATCACCGAGGACGGCGGCCGCGCCGAATTCGCCGCCTTCGACATCCGCGACGAAGACGCGGTCCGGGCATCGGTACAGGAGGCGGTGGGCCGCCATGGCCGCATCCACGGCCTGGTCAACAACGCCGGCGGGCAGTTCCCCTCGCCGCTGATGGCCATTGGCAAGAAGGGCTTCGAGACAGTGCTGGCCAACAACCTGACCGGCGGCTTCCTGATGATGCGCGAGCTCTACCTGCAATCCATGCAGACCCACGGCGGCGCCATCGTGAACATGACCGCCGACATGTGGAACGGCATGCCGGGCATGGGCCACTCGGGCGCCGCGCGCGCCGGCATGGCCAACCTGACCAAGACCGCCGCCGTCGAATGGGCCGCCAGCGGCGTGCGCGTCAATGCCGTGGCGCCCGGCTGGATCGCCTCCGCCGGGCTCGATACCTACAAGGGCCCGGTGCGCGAAATGATTCCGAAGCTGAAGAAGCACGTGCCCTTGCGTCGCCTCGGCACCGAATCCGAAGTCAGCGCCACGATCTGCTTCCTGCTGTCGCCGGGCGCGGCCTTCATCACCGGCGTCACGCTGGCCATCGACGGCGGCGCACCGCTCGACACGCCGCTGTTTCCGATCCCGGACCACAAGCGCTCGGTACCCTTCGATGGCTTCCATCGCGCCGTGATGCCGGACGTGCTGAAGGAACCCTGA
- a CDS encoding acyl-CoA carboxylase subunit beta — protein MPRLTSLLDTGSAAFAANVARMSERLAEVRTLEQKVREESASKRDKFEKRGQLLPRERVARLLDRGSDFIEFATLAGLGMHDDDGSTSVLGGGSIIGIGTVSGKRCVVMASDSAIKGGTIPPMGLKKSLRAQEIARDNRLPLLYLVESGGANLIYQSEIFIEGGRSFANQARLSAAGIPQIAVVHGASTAGGAYLPGLSDYVILVRGRSSIYLAGPPLVKAAIGEDVDEESLGGAETHAGVTGLGEYLCEDDAHALAMAREVMDKLNWNAVACPRSGIPGTQSAAAPTFSSPHFPAGELMGLVPADEREPYDVREVIARLVDASDFLEFKATYGSDTICGHARLHGHTVGILGNNGPIQPNGSTKAAQFIQLCDQSNTPLIFLQNTTGYMVGSVAERAGAIKHGSKMIQAVANARVPKLTVVLGGSYGAGNYGMCGRGFDPRFIFSWPSARTAVMGAAQAAKVMEIVGRAKLERAGQPANEAALAAMSEGLRLRLEKESSVLFGTARMWDDGIIDPRDTRRVLGFCLDVIAEGAARQLNPNSFGVARF, from the coding sequence ATGCCGCGGCTGACCTCCCTGCTCGACACGGGTTCGGCAGCCTTCGCCGCCAATGTCGCGCGCATGAGCGAGCGGCTCGCCGAGGTGCGCACACTGGAACAGAAGGTGCGCGAGGAGTCGGCATCGAAGCGCGACAAGTTCGAAAAGCGCGGCCAGTTGCTGCCGCGTGAGCGCGTCGCGCGCCTGCTCGATCGCGGCAGCGACTTCATCGAATTCGCCACGCTGGCCGGCCTCGGCATGCACGACGACGACGGCAGTACGTCGGTGCTCGGCGGCGGTTCCATCATCGGCATCGGCACCGTCAGCGGCAAGCGCTGCGTGGTGATGGCCAGCGACAGCGCGATCAAGGGCGGCACCATCCCGCCGATGGGTTTGAAGAAGAGCCTGCGCGCGCAGGAGATCGCCCGCGACAACCGCCTGCCGCTGCTCTACCTGGTCGAAAGCGGCGGCGCCAACCTGATCTACCAGTCGGAAATCTTCATCGAGGGCGGTCGCAGCTTTGCCAACCAGGCGCGGCTTTCCGCCGCCGGCATTCCGCAGATCGCCGTGGTGCACGGCGCCTCCACCGCCGGCGGCGCCTATCTGCCGGGGCTATCCGACTACGTGATCCTGGTGCGCGGGCGCTCCAGCATCTATCTGGCCGGGCCGCCGCTGGTCAAGGCAGCCATCGGTGAAGACGTGGACGAGGAGTCGTTGGGCGGCGCCGAGACCCACGCCGGCGTCACCGGCCTGGGCGAGTACCTTTGCGAGGACGATGCCCATGCGCTTGCCATGGCACGCGAAGTCATGGATAAACTCAACTGGAACGCCGTTGCCTGCCCGCGAAGCGGAATTCCAGGCACGCAGAGCGCAGCAGCGCCGACTTTTTCATCCCCGCACTTCCCTGCCGGGGAGTTGATGGGACTGGTCCCCGCCGACGAGCGCGAGCCCTACGACGTGCGCGAAGTCATCGCGCGCCTGGTCGACGCCTCCGACTTTCTCGAATTCAAGGCCACCTACGGCAGCGACACGATCTGCGGCCACGCCCGCCTGCACGGCCACACGGTCGGCATCCTCGGCAACAACGGCCCGATCCAGCCCAACGGCTCGACCAAGGCCGCGCAATTCATCCAGCTTTGTGACCAGAGCAATACGCCATTGATCTTCCTGCAGAACACCACCGGCTACATGGTCGGCTCCGTAGCCGAGCGGGCCGGGGCGATCAAGCATGGCTCGAAGATGATCCAGGCCGTGGCCAACGCCCGCGTGCCCAAGCTCACCGTCGTGCTCGGCGGCTCTTACGGCGCCGGCAACTACGGCATGTGCGGCCGCGGCTTCGATCCGCGTTTCATTTTCTCGTGGCCCTCGGCGCGCACCGCCGTCATGGGCGCGGCGCAGGCGGCAAAGGTGATGGAAATCGTCGGCCGCGCCAAGCTCGAACGCGCCGGACAACCCGCCAACGAAGCGGCGCTGGCCGCCATGAGCGAAGGCCTGCGGCTGCGGCTGGAGAAGGAATCCTCGGTGCTGTTCGGTACCGCGCGCATGTGGGACGACGGCATCATCGATCCGCGCGATACCCGCCGCGTACTCGGCTTCTGCCTCGACGTCATCGCCGAGGGCGCCGCACGCCAATTGAACCCCAACAGCTTCGGCGTCGCCCGATTCTAG
- a CDS encoding acyl-CoA dehydrogenase family protein — translation MQFTAEHRQLADTVSRFVREEINPHVTAWEEAEQFPSHEVFKKLGNLGLLGLKYPAEYGGQELDFSYSMVMAEALGDCACGGVPMAIGVQTDMCTPALARFGSEALKREFLAPAIAGDMVGCLGVSEPGGGSDVAAVKTTARKDGGDYVINGSKMWITNGMKADWCCLLANTSEGAPHKNKSLIMVPMNAPGINRQKIIKIGMDASDTAQLFFDDVRVPQANVIGQEGMGFTYQMLQFQEERLWGAASSLRMMDNMIDQTIAYTRERQAFGKSILDNQVVHFRLAELRTEVEALRALTYRAVEDYVAGKDVTKLASMAKLKTGRLDREVADSCLQYWGGMGYTWDNPVSRAWRDGRLVSIGGGADEVMLGIIAKLEGTLPRGG, via the coding sequence ATGCAATTCACCGCCGAACATCGCCAGCTTGCCGACACCGTCAGCCGCTTCGTGCGCGAGGAGATAAATCCGCATGTCACCGCATGGGAAGAAGCGGAGCAGTTTCCTTCCCATGAAGTGTTCAAGAAGCTCGGAAACCTCGGCCTGCTGGGGCTCAAGTACCCGGCCGAATACGGCGGCCAGGAACTCGACTTCTCCTACTCGATGGTCATGGCCGAGGCGCTCGGCGATTGCGCCTGCGGCGGCGTGCCGATGGCCATCGGCGTGCAGACCGACATGTGCACGCCGGCGCTGGCCCGTTTCGGTTCCGAAGCGCTGAAGCGCGAATTCCTCGCCCCGGCGATCGCCGGCGACATGGTCGGCTGTCTCGGCGTCAGCGAGCCCGGCGGCGGCTCGGACGTCGCCGCGGTGAAGACCACAGCGAGGAAGGACGGCGGCGACTACGTGATCAACGGCAGCAAGATGTGGATCACCAACGGCATGAAGGCCGACTGGTGCTGCCTGCTGGCCAACACCTCGGAAGGCGCGCCGCATAAGAACAAGTCGCTGATCATGGTGCCGATGAACGCGCCGGGCATCAACCGGCAGAAGATCATCAAGATCGGCATGGACGCCTCGGATACCGCGCAGTTGTTCTTCGACGACGTGCGCGTGCCGCAGGCGAATGTCATCGGCCAGGAAGGCATGGGCTTCACCTACCAGATGCTGCAGTTCCAGGAGGAACGTCTGTGGGGCGCCGCGAGCAGCTTGCGCATGATGGACAACATGATCGACCAGACCATTGCCTACACGCGCGAACGCCAGGCCTTCGGCAAATCCATCCTTGACAACCAGGTGGTGCACTTCCGCCTCGCCGAATTGCGCACCGAAGTCGAGGCCTTGCGCGCGCTGACCTACCGCGCCGTCGAGGACTATGTGGCGGGCAAGGACGTGACCAAGCTGGCGTCCATGGCCAAGCTCAAGACCGGCCGGCTGGACCGCGAGGTGGCGGATTCCTGCCTGCAATACTGGGGCGGCATGGGCTACACCTGGGACAACCCGGTCTCGCGCGCCTGGCGCGATGGCCGCCTGGTGTCGATCGGCGGCGGCGCCGACGAAGTCATGCTCGGCATCATCGCCAAGCTCGAAGGTACCCTGCCCAGGGGAGGATGA
- a CDS encoding enoyl-CoA hydratase/isomerase family protein, which translates to MAVAYRALSIRQDGGVLHLTLNRPEVRNAMSLAMVDELLAALNAAEADGVTRVIVLRGAGGHFCAGADLKDMAAARASEDSDPVAHTNTRFGWLCAEFARTPLAVVAVVEGTVMGGGFGLACAADVTLAHASASFRLPETSLGLVPAQIAPYLVERLGFAEAKRLAVTGGKLDARTALTLRLVHAVADDEAALSGALANVLNDILACAPGAVAATKRLIAKARLAAPESLIDEAAAAFSLAAQGSEGIEGTTAFLQKRKPSWAP; encoded by the coding sequence ATGGCCGTCGCATACCGCGCCCTCAGCATCCGCCAAGACGGTGGCGTGCTACACCTGACGCTTAACCGGCCCGAGGTACGCAACGCGATGTCGCTGGCCATGGTCGACGAGCTGCTCGCGGCACTGAATGCCGCCGAAGCCGACGGCGTCACCCGCGTCATCGTGCTGCGCGGCGCCGGCGGACATTTCTGCGCGGGCGCCGACCTCAAGGACATGGCGGCGGCGCGCGCCAGCGAGGACAGCGATCCGGTGGCCCACACCAACACGCGTTTCGGCTGGCTCTGCGCCGAATTCGCCCGCACGCCGCTGGCCGTGGTGGCGGTGGTCGAAGGCACGGTGATGGGTGGCGGCTTCGGCCTGGCTTGTGCCGCCGATGTCACGCTGGCCCATGCCTCGGCCAGCTTCCGCCTGCCGGAAACCTCGCTCGGGCTGGTGCCGGCGCAAATCGCGCCCTACCTGGTCGAGCGCCTCGGCTTTGCCGAAGCCAAACGCTTGGCGGTCACCGGCGGCAAACTCGATGCGCGAACCGCCCTCACCCTGCGCCTGGTGCATGCCGTGGCCGACGACGAAGCAGCGCTGAGCGGAGCACTGGCGAATGTGCTGAATGACATTCTCGCCTGCGCACCCGGCGCAGTCGCGGCGACCAAGCGCCTGATCGCCAAGGCCCGGCTGGCCGCGCCGGAATCGCTGATCGACGAAGCCGCCGCCGCCTTCTCGCTGGCTGCACAGGGGAGCGAAGGCATCGAGGGCACCACGGCATTCCTGCAGAAGCGCAAACCCTCCTGGGCGCCATGA